The following coding sequences lie in one Candidatus Dependentiae bacterium genomic window:
- a CDS encoding glycoside hydrolase family 1 protein, translated as MFLKNNRRCLLTLLFLVFSFIWVTPHAQLKELKKLPNLMGVAWAEFQNSGDTLKDCQWNAWQNFKREGSPTIHGEQMSGKACDHWNRYAEDIKLVKDLGFNACRFSLDWSMIEPEQGQFNQAALDHYHAEIDEMLKHNITPMVTMHHFVHPQWFEELGAFEKLENITIFQSFCVKIFQEFNGKVKLWCTINEPAPFIFQGYINKAFPPGICDLQKAGEVLRNMLIAHVQVYRTLKAMPGGQQAHIGLVHQYLTFEPYNTWNIIEAAPTFFLNYVFNDVILNFLKTGEFSFKIPWLVPVVANVSVTDDVHILFSKLELDRQPYFDFIGLNFYSRVVIQQLAWNVLSEGAVVPSCKDGEVMTDMPYPMYAQGLYEAICNVAQFGVPIYITENGIADAKDDRREIFFRDYLSALSKALEDGYDVRGWFYWSLMDNFEWNDGFTPRFGLYHVDFDTQARTLRPSVAWLQSLLQQRREIREISAP; from the coding sequence ATGTTTTTAAAAAATAATCGAAGATGCTTATTAACGTTACTTTTCTTGGTGTTCTCATTTATTTGGGTAACGCCTCATGCTCAATTGAAAGAGCTCAAGAAGCTCCCCAACTTGATGGGCGTTGCTTGGGCAGAATTTCAAAATTCAGGTGATACCCTAAAAGATTGCCAATGGAATGCATGGCAAAATTTTAAGCGTGAAGGGAGTCCTACTATTCATGGTGAACAGATGTCTGGTAAGGCATGTGATCACTGGAATCGTTACGCTGAAGATATCAAGCTAGTTAAAGATCTGGGCTTCAACGCTTGTCGCTTCTCGCTTGACTGGAGCATGATCGAACCGGAGCAGGGGCAATTTAACCAAGCAGCACTTGATCATTATCATGCAGAAATTGATGAGATGCTTAAGCACAATATTACTCCTATGGTGACGATGCATCACTTTGTGCATCCACAATGGTTCGAAGAGCTTGGAGCTTTTGAAAAGCTTGAAAATATTACAATTTTTCAGAGCTTTTGTGTAAAAATTTTTCAAGAATTCAACGGCAAAGTAAAGCTGTGGTGTACGATTAATGAGCCAGCTCCTTTTATATTTCAAGGTTACATCAACAAAGCTTTTCCTCCTGGAATTTGTGATTTACAAAAAGCGGGTGAAGTATTGCGCAACATGCTCATCGCACATGTGCAGGTCTATCGAACGCTTAAAGCGATGCCTGGTGGGCAGCAAGCGCACATTGGTTTGGTGCACCAGTACTTAACTTTTGAGCCCTATAACACTTGGAATATCATTGAAGCAGCCCCAACCTTTTTTCTCAATTACGTTTTCAATGATGTCATTTTAAACTTCTTAAAAACCGGTGAATTTTCTTTTAAAATTCCGTGGTTGGTGCCGGTTGTTGCGAATGTTTCAGTAACCGATGATGTGCATATTTTGTTTTCAAAGCTTGAATTAGACCGACAACCATACTTTGATTTTATTGGCTTAAATTTTTACTCACGCGTAGTCATTCAGCAATTGGCTTGGAACGTTTTGAGTGAAGGTGCTGTGGTGCCGTCATGCAAGGATGGTGAAGTAATGACTGATATGCCGTACCCAATGTATGCACAGGGTCTTTATGAAGCAATTTGTAACGTAGCACAATTTGGTGTGCCCATTTACATTACCGAAAATGGCATTGCCGACGCCAAAGACGATCGACGAGAAATCTTTTTTAGAGATTATTTAAGTGCATTATCAAAAGCGCTTGAAGATGGGTACGATGTACGCGGTTGGTTTTATTGGTCGCTCATGGATAACTTTGAATGGAACGATGGCTTTACCCCACGCTTTGGTTTGTATCATGTTGATTTTGACACGCAGGCACGCACGCTGAGGCCAAGTGTTGCGTGGTTGCAATCAC
- a CDS encoding aspartate/glutamate racemase family protein codes for MKKKIGIIGGAGPMASCLLYQEIIRICQKSYSCQNDQDFPEIVIINYPFSNMLCMEDVQQNKALLINELQECFNRLEQQKIDIAVIACNTLHTFLSDITTNIKILIEVDNVIAQYMKQQKLKKIAVFSTETTIALGLYQKRCGANSIMYTNEQTKLTQVINNILAGTVSDYEIDTFCTIIEDLYQKSLFDGLVLGCTELSLIYEPVVQFLQKRFSNVTLIDTTRLLAQTVVQASFI; via the coding sequence ATGAAAAAAAAGATTGGAATTATTGGAGGCGCTGGCCCCATGGCAAGCTGCCTTTTATACCAAGAAATTATTCGTATATGCCAGAAGTCATATAGTTGTCAAAACGATCAAGACTTTCCTGAAATAGTTATTATTAATTATCCCTTTAGCAATATGCTGTGCATGGAAGACGTGCAACAAAACAAAGCATTGCTCATTAATGAGCTCCAAGAATGTTTTAATCGCCTTGAACAACAAAAAATTGATATTGCAGTTATTGCCTGCAACACCTTACACACATTTCTTAGTGACATCACAACAAATATTAAAATATTGATAGAAGTCGATAACGTTATTGCTCAATATATGAAGCAACAAAAATTAAAAAAAATTGCTGTTTTTTCAACTGAAACAACGATCGCTTTAGGGTTATACCAAAAACGATGCGGGGCGAATTCTATTATGTACACAAACGAACAAACAAAACTTACTCAAGTTATCAACAACATTCTTGCAGGCACTGTATCTGATTATGAAATAGATACTTTTTGCACAATTATAGAAGATTTGTATCAAAAAAGTTTATTTGATGGCCTTGTTCTTGGATGTACTGAACTATCGCTCATTTACGAACCTGTTGTACAATTTTTACAAAAACGATTTTCCAATGTAACGCTCATTGATACAACCCGCTTGCTTGCACAAACGGTTGTTCAAGCAAGCTTTATTTAA